One genomic region from Leptolyngbyaceae cyanobacterium JSC-12 encodes:
- a CDS encoding small-conductance mechanosensitive channel (IMG reference gene:2510098337~PFAM: Mechanosensitive ion channel) codes for MARAIAPIFNRYRWKCPNLLRGFVLWSVTLLLVLFQSAIRQPIALGQLPSLTVPRENQALPPVGVERRGTLESAAVRLDGSELFRVASPTVLNRNDPGAQIPVEIRAKQIETNLEQLINGDPDEPGLDPETLEVVIETINEQPVLFVKDANLAEPRVLLTVTNADAQYYSTNQQQLAKRWKKILEDALRQALKLRQPEALQQQISTAAKTLTATGLLTLVLGTLWTLLRHHKHKLEQRKQAEIAAISAAEQPATEPLALEARVPLLQELRYPFGLQRRLQLVQFLRWLMFWAIALVWVIGTAYSLSLFPQTRQFARNVITIPIVFLLTWFFTGLINRLTDIATDRFIQSREKEQSLTEANLQRIATIANVIKGLKMVLLYTVAVLWMLQRLQLAPASLLTLGALIALAISFAAQSLVKDLVNGFLILLEDQFRIGDNIRVGDVSGMVENLNLRVTQIRSDEGGLITLPNSLISTVENRSRTWARTDFQIEVAYNTDVDRALAIVRETVEQMAQDPEWQSVILDTQEVFGVEQLSHSGIVIRNWIKTAPLKQWLVARELRRRIKIAFDQNQIQIGIPRQVWLKNGSAQANRCEHSN; via the coding sequence ATGGCTAGAGCGATCGCACCGATATTTAACCGCTACCGCTGGAAATGTCCCAACCTGTTGCGCGGATTTGTCTTGTGGAGCGTCACCCTGTTGCTGGTCCTGTTTCAGAGTGCGATCCGGCAACCCATTGCCTTAGGACAATTACCCTCTTTAACTGTTCCCAGAGAAAACCAGGCACTTCCCCCGGTTGGGGTTGAACGGCGCGGCACTTTAGAATCGGCAGCAGTTCGGCTGGATGGAAGTGAACTGTTTAGAGTAGCCTCTCCCACAGTGTTAAATCGTAATGATCCTGGTGCTCAAATCCCTGTCGAAATTCGTGCTAAACAAATTGAAACCAATCTAGAACAGTTGATTAATGGCGATCCGGATGAACCAGGATTAGATCCAGAAACGCTCGAAGTTGTGATTGAAACTATCAATGAACAGCCTGTGTTATTTGTCAAAGATGCCAACCTGGCTGAACCCAGAGTGCTGTTAACAGTGACCAATGCAGATGCTCAGTATTACTCAACCAATCAGCAGCAACTAGCAAAACGATGGAAAAAGATCTTGGAGGATGCGCTGCGTCAGGCTCTAAAACTGCGCCAACCGGAAGCATTGCAGCAACAAATTTCTACAGCAGCCAAAACATTGACTGCGACAGGGCTGCTGACGCTAGTGCTGGGAACTTTGTGGACATTGTTGCGACACCACAAACACAAGCTTGAGCAACGCAAGCAAGCCGAAATCGCTGCAATTTCAGCCGCAGAACAGCCTGCAACTGAACCACTGGCGCTAGAGGCAAGAGTCCCTTTGTTACAAGAACTCCGCTATCCGTTTGGGCTTCAGCGTCGTCTGCAACTAGTGCAGTTTCTACGATGGTTGATGTTTTGGGCGATCGCTCTAGTTTGGGTAATTGGCACTGCCTACAGCCTTAGTCTTTTTCCTCAAACCCGCCAGTTTGCCAGGAACGTGATTACTATTCCAATTGTGTTTCTTTTAACCTGGTTTTTCACTGGTTTGATCAATCGGTTGACAGATATTGCAACTGATCGCTTCATTCAAAGCCGCGAAAAGGAGCAGTCTTTAACTGAAGCAAATCTGCAACGAATTGCCACGATTGCCAATGTCATCAAAGGACTGAAAATGGTCTTGCTCTACACAGTGGCAGTTTTATGGATGCTTCAGCGACTCCAACTGGCCCCTGCATCCCTTCTGACACTGGGGGCATTAATTGCTCTGGCAATCTCTTTTGCTGCTCAGAGTCTTGTCAAAGACCTGGTGAATGGATTTCTTATCCTGCTAGAAGATCAGTTTCGGATTGGGGATAACATCAGAGTCGGCGATGTTTCTGGAATGGTAGAAAATTTGAATTTGCGAGTAACCCAAATTCGCAGTGATGAAGGAGGGTTGATTACCCTACCGAACAGTTTGATTTCTACCGTAGAAAACCGATCCCGAACTTGGGCACGTACAGATTTTCAGATTGAAGTAGCTTATAACACGGATGTTGACCGTGCTCTTGCGATCGTCCGAGAAACGGTTGAGCAAATGGCGCAGGATCCAGAATGGCAATCTGTAATTCTGGACACTCAGGAAGTTTTTGGCGTGGAGCAACTTTCCCATAGTGGCATCGTCATCCGGAACTGGATTAAAACTGCGCCGTTGAAACAGTGGTTAGTTGCCAGAGAATTGCGACGACGCATTAAAATCGCCTTTGACCAAAACCAGATTCAAATTGGTATTCCCCGGCAAGTATGGCTCAAAAATGGTTCTGCTCAAGCCAATAGGTGTGAACACAGCAATTGA
- a CDS encoding hypothetical protein (IMG reference gene:2510098333): MLRPHIPEAYRWIILWLLVALLLLIAQAALSPPTAMMIAIS, translated from the coding sequence ATGTTGCGACCTCATATTCCTGAAGCATATCGATGGATTATTTTGTGGTTGCTTGTAGCATTACTTCTGCTCATCGCCCAGGCAGCCCTATCTCCCCCTACAGCAATGATGATCGCAATCAGTTAG
- a CDS encoding PAS domain S-box (IMG reference gene:2510098336~PFAM: PAS fold~TIGRFAM: PAS domain S-box) has protein sequence MVNTTVNASDHLWFTNSFVATSQHLVAALKHLQAQSSSTLPGIVYTYDLINQQTLCSSNSLAAMLGFTPEDINALGVFGLAKLIHPDDLRAVADHFQRFITLQEGEVIAVEYRMQRADGIWCWVRSQETLIAQVADDLPQILGLVQIMTPLMPDADNPSIAKHLMDDRDSNQGFLPWLSTETGFQQQQSSCQNNCY, from the coding sequence ATGGTGAATACGACAGTCAATGCTTCCGATCATCTCTGGTTCACCAACTCTTTTGTGGCAACATCTCAACATCTTGTTGCGGCTTTAAAGCACCTTCAGGCACAATCCAGCAGCACGCTTCCAGGCATTGTTTACACTTACGACTTAATCAACCAACAGACTCTTTGCTCCAGTAATTCGCTAGCAGCAATGTTGGGTTTTACCCCAGAAGACATCAATGCATTGGGAGTATTTGGGTTAGCGAAGCTGATTCACCCGGATGATTTACGGGCGGTAGCGGATCATTTTCAGCGGTTTATCACCTTGCAAGAAGGAGAGGTGATTGCCGTTGAGTATCGCATGCAGCGAGCCGATGGTATCTGGTGTTGGGTGCGATCGCAAGAGACATTGATTGCACAAGTGGCTGATGATCTGCCCCAGATACTCGGGCTAGTTCAAATCATGACTCCACTGATGCCTGATGCTGATAACCCCTCGATTGCAAAACACCTGATGGATGATCGAGATAGCAACCAGGGCTTTTTACCCTGGCTATCAACAGAAACAGGATTTCAACAGCAGCAATCATCCTGTCAAAATAATTGTTATTAA
- a CDS encoding putative ABC-type transport system, periplasmic component/surface lipoprotein (IMG reference gene:2510098334~PFAM: Basic membrane protein) — MGSCFVLRRFQSTVLGLMLVIPLATLAGCTGQQTSQPVASPITNQPGSSGTNATAKRLAVVLPGVPNDQSWDQAAYDAAQALKAKGVDVVVAEAVSPADAPRVLRQYADAGYTTIVAHSFNFQDAVFQVAKEYPNINFAWAGGIQRTGANVADYDQPFYQGAYLVGLVAAKLSKTGKLGAVHGFDIPVCHAMGKAMLAGAKKMRPDAKLVASAAGDWYDVAKAKEAAIAQAETGVDFWIGCGTGPVLGAIQAANTKGGYVTSYVGDMSSQGPKVVAANLIWNLEPLFTKMLEDTAAKTFANKFYQLAIPEDVIQVEVTPAFKDKVGADTIKQMEETRSKIASGEIKVPFVPK, encoded by the coding sequence ATGGGTTCTTGCTTTGTTTTGCGGCGATTTCAGTCTACAGTCCTAGGACTTATGCTTGTTATCCCCTTAGCCACATTAGCGGGGTGTACGGGGCAACAAACATCTCAACCAGTTGCCTCTCCAATAACGAATCAGCCTGGTTCATCTGGCACAAACGCTACAGCCAAGCGCCTTGCAGTTGTGTTACCTGGAGTACCAAATGATCAGTCCTGGGATCAAGCTGCTTATGACGCGGCTCAAGCACTGAAGGCAAAAGGTGTGGATGTTGTGGTAGCAGAGGCAGTTTCTCCGGCAGATGCGCCTAGGGTACTCCGTCAGTATGCTGATGCAGGCTATACGACCATTGTGGCGCACTCGTTTAACTTCCAGGATGCCGTATTTCAAGTAGCAAAAGAGTATCCGAATATTAATTTTGCCTGGGCAGGTGGGATTCAGAGAACGGGCGCGAATGTGGCAGATTATGACCAGCCGTTTTATCAAGGGGCTTACCTAGTGGGGCTAGTTGCTGCCAAACTTAGTAAAACTGGAAAACTTGGTGCTGTGCATGGGTTTGATATTCCAGTTTGTCATGCAATGGGCAAGGCTATGCTAGCAGGGGCGAAAAAGATGCGTCCAGATGCCAAGCTCGTTGCCTCCGCTGCAGGTGATTGGTATGACGTGGCGAAAGCAAAAGAGGCAGCTATCGCCCAAGCAGAGACAGGCGTTGATTTTTGGATTGGATGCGGAACGGGCCCCGTGTTGGGAGCAATTCAGGCAGCGAATACGAAAGGTGGATATGTCACCAGCTATGTAGGGGACATGTCATCTCAGGGACCCAAGGTGGTTGCCGCAAACTTAATCTGGAATCTAGAACCGTTGTTTACCAAAATGCTAGAAGATACTGCCGCAAAAACATTTGCTAATAAGTTTTATCAACTGGCAATCCCTGAGGATGTAATCCAAGTTGAGGTAACGCCTGCATTCAAAGATAAAGTTGGTGCGGACACAATTAAGCAGATGGAAGAGACTCGCTCCAAGATTGCATCTGGTGAGATTAAAGTTCCCTTTGTACCTAAATAA
- a CDS encoding hypothetical protein (IMG reference gene:2510098330) — MTKSIINLTLPLVVAEIEQVLGGYPHYPYQQAFANPDLRQELIAYVLTHIRSVYVAIDEGKQQIDKLRPGSDLGETQSCLESFVHQGINSILQQHQAMADFQVPKENDGYLAASHWFG; from the coding sequence ATGACAAAATCAATTATCAATTTAACGTTGCCATTGGTGGTTGCAGAGATTGAGCAAGTTTTAGGAGGCTATCCTCACTACCCTTATCAACAAGCTTTTGCCAATCCTGACCTGCGCCAAGAACTCATTGCTTACGTTCTGACACATATCCGCAGCGTTTATGTAGCAATTGATGAAGGAAAGCAACAAATTGACAAGCTAAGACCGGGATCTGACTTAGGGGAAACCCAATCGTGTCTAGAGTCTTTTGTTCATCAAGGAATTAACTCCATTCTGCAACAGCATCAAGCAATGGCAGATTTTCAAGTACCTAAAGAAAATGATGGATACTTAGCTGCTTCTCACTGGTTTGGCTAA
- a CDS encoding ATPase component of uncharacterized ABC-type transporter (IMG reference gene:2510098335~PFAM: ABC transporter): protein MTDILLPETIAVKMQGITKQFHGVIANQQVDFAVKAGEIHALLGENGAGKTTLMNILCGLYEPDAGEIWLYGKPVQLKSPKAAIAAGIGMVHQHFRLVERFTVAENLLLGQEPRRWLRESPRQLHNRLQQFAEQYGLKINPSAPVWQLSVGEQQRVEILKALTRNVNVLILDEPTAVLTPQEAEALMATLRTLAAQGIAIIFISHKLKEVMALCHRITVLRDGQTIATVTTQDTSERELARMMVGREVELRRRQKIIEDEGLPSSLSTAPPPISHVSPVLHLKNLWVIGDHGLPALRGIDLTLYPGEIVGIAGVDGNGQRELEEAIAGLRPLSNGEILCEKALAHIPSDRYSMGLLTEFSVAENLVLKDITYPPFSQRGIVRPRMIMNHAVDLVQRYLIRTPSVQTRAGKLSGGNAQKVVFARELNRPHQIVLAAQPTRGLDISATEFVHAQLLARRDAGVAVLLISTDLDEILNLSDRIAVLYEGQIRGWMESATVDIHHLGLLMAGKAE, encoded by the coding sequence ATGACTGATATACTGCTGCCGGAAACGATCGCCGTCAAAATGCAGGGGATTACCAAGCAATTTCATGGGGTGATTGCCAATCAACAGGTTGATTTTGCAGTGAAAGCTGGTGAAATCCATGCTTTGCTGGGTGAAAACGGAGCTGGTAAAACCACGTTAATGAATATTCTCTGTGGTTTATACGAACCGGATGCAGGGGAGATTTGGCTCTACGGAAAACCTGTGCAATTAAAATCACCTAAGGCGGCGATCGCGGCAGGCATTGGCATGGTCCATCAGCACTTTCGGCTAGTTGAACGGTTTACAGTCGCAGAAAATCTATTGCTGGGGCAGGAACCCCGTCGATGGTTGCGTGAATCTCCTCGCCAACTGCACAACCGTCTCCAGCAATTTGCCGAGCAATACGGGCTGAAGATCAACCCCTCTGCGCCCGTTTGGCAGCTTTCTGTAGGTGAACAGCAGCGAGTCGAAATCTTGAAAGCCCTGACTCGCAATGTCAATGTGCTGATTCTGGATGAACCCACTGCCGTCCTCACTCCTCAAGAAGCTGAAGCCCTAATGGCAACCTTGCGCACCTTAGCAGCCCAAGGCATCGCCATTATTTTCATCTCTCATAAATTGAAAGAAGTGATGGCATTGTGTCACCGTATCACCGTTTTGCGGGATGGGCAAACCATTGCCACTGTGACCACTCAAGACACGAGTGAACGAGAGTTAGCGCGGATGATGGTTGGGCGAGAAGTGGAACTGCGACGGCGACAGAAAATCATTGAAGATGAAGGTCTACCCTCCTCCTTATCCACTGCTCCACCTCCTATTTCCCATGTCTCACCTGTTTTACACCTGAAAAACCTCTGGGTTATTGGCGATCATGGGCTTCCAGCCTTGCGAGGCATCGACCTGACATTGTATCCAGGGGAGATTGTGGGGATTGCAGGAGTGGATGGTAATGGGCAGCGGGAGTTGGAAGAGGCGATTGCCGGATTGCGTCCACTCAGCAATGGTGAAATTTTATGTGAGAAAGCATTGGCTCATATCCCCAGCGATCGCTACTCAATGGGGTTGTTGACTGAGTTTTCGGTTGCTGAAAATTTAGTACTGAAAGACATCACTTATCCACCATTTTCCCAGCGTGGGATTGTGCGTCCTCGTATGATTATGAACCATGCAGTTGATCTGGTGCAACGCTATCTGATTCGGACACCATCCGTTCAAACCCGCGCTGGCAAGCTATCTGGTGGTAATGCGCAAAAAGTGGTATTCGCCAGAGAATTAAACCGCCCCCATCAAATTGTATTAGCCGCTCAACCAACCCGGGGACTGGATATTAGCGCAACCGAGTTTGTGCACGCTCAGTTGTTAGCGCGGCGGGATGCTGGAGTAGCAGTGCTGCTCATCTCAACGGATCTGGATGAGATTTTGAACTTGAGCGATCGCATTGCAGTACTCTACGAAGGACAAATTCGTGGTTGGATGGAAAGCGCAACCGTCGATATTCACCATCTCGGTTTATTAATGGCTGGTAAAGCAGAATAA
- a CDS encoding carbohydrate-selective porin (IMG reference gene:2510098329~PFAM: Carbohydrate-selective porin, OprB family; S-layer homology domain), whose amino-acid sequence MRLLRDLGWSAPAFLMMVLVLSESAIADSAPKQMGLNAAAKPKALTLEQASVSESSATLQQVSSYSAEGKNGAMNQVTSVSQFSDVNPTDWAFQALQSLVERYGCIVGYPDKTYRGNRALTRYEFAAGLNACLDKIQELIAAATADFVRKEDLEVVKRLQEEFAAELSALRGRVEALEVRTATLEKQQFSTTTKLSGEVIFAVADTFGDRAIFTGNDSFLGGVNANNRGNLEDDRTETIFGNRVRLALDSSFTGRDRLRVRLQARNVTPFSGNFTGTNETRLSFDGNESNAVNVDHLYYRFPLGQNLRIQVDAVQSRIYSSLIEPLSAFESSGFGSVSRFGRFNPIFRANNQGFTSSPGISFDYRFSPQFSLQGGYFSDVNANDPGEKNGLFNGNYAAVGQIVFRPSRTFDIGFTYVRSYFPGSSTVFNQGAPNLFGSTGTGYAANPFGGEATATDNLSAQVQWRLTPAITIGGWYGYSFANNRRTSEEARIVNWAGFLGFPDLGRKGNLLGLLFGMQPRVVDNDFRARFATGPNRGLPNPNVRRRLDEDPPFHLEAFYRYRVNDNIAITPGVFVLFNPEGNSANNTQFVGVVRTTFTF is encoded by the coding sequence ATGCGTTTACTGAGAGATCTTGGCTGGAGTGCTCCAGCATTTTTGATGATGGTGCTGGTACTTTCTGAATCCGCGATCGCAGATTCAGCACCCAAGCAAATGGGTCTTAACGCAGCAGCTAAACCTAAAGCTCTGACGTTGGAGCAAGCCAGTGTTTCAGAAAGTAGTGCAACTTTACAACAAGTTAGCAGCTACAGCGCTGAGGGCAAAAATGGAGCAATGAATCAAGTAACCTCAGTTTCTCAATTCTCGGATGTCAACCCAACAGATTGGGCATTTCAAGCCTTACAGTCGTTGGTTGAACGCTATGGTTGCATCGTGGGCTATCCCGACAAAACTTACCGGGGAAATCGTGCCCTCACTCGCTACGAGTTCGCCGCTGGACTCAATGCTTGCTTAGACAAAATTCAGGAATTGATCGCGGCTGCCACGGCTGATTTTGTTAGAAAAGAAGATTTGGAGGTCGTAAAGCGCTTACAGGAGGAGTTTGCGGCTGAACTCTCAGCATTGCGAGGTCGGGTTGAAGCGCTGGAGGTTCGCACAGCAACCCTAGAAAAGCAGCAATTCTCCACAACGACGAAACTAAGCGGTGAAGTCATTTTTGCGGTTGCTGATACCTTTGGCGATCGTGCCATTTTTACTGGCAATGACAGCTTTCTAGGCGGGGTCAACGCCAACAACCGAGGCAACCTAGAAGACGATCGTACTGAAACTATCTTCGGTAATCGCGTTCGTCTTGCGCTTGATTCCAGTTTTACAGGAAGAGATCGGCTTCGAGTGCGGCTGCAAGCACGCAATGTTACCCCTTTCAGCGGCAACTTTACAGGTACTAATGAAACCCGACTAAGCTTCGATGGCAACGAATCAAATGCCGTCAACGTTGACCACCTTTATTATCGGTTTCCTCTCGGACAAAATCTCCGCATCCAGGTTGACGCAGTTCAAAGTCGAATTTACAGTTCTCTCATCGAACCCCTCAGCGCATTTGAAAGCAGTGGCTTTGGATCTGTTTCTCGCTTTGGACGGTTTAATCCAATCTTCCGCGCTAACAACCAGGGATTTACGAGTTCTCCAGGAATTTCGTTTGACTACCGTTTTAGCCCCCAATTCAGCTTGCAGGGTGGTTATTTCTCTGATGTGAATGCAAACGATCCGGGAGAGAAGAATGGGCTGTTCAACGGCAACTATGCTGCCGTTGGGCAAATTGTCTTTCGCCCTTCTCGCACCTTTGATATTGGCTTCACCTACGTTCGCTCCTATTTCCCAGGCAGTTCAACCGTTTTCAATCAAGGTGCTCCAAACCTCTTCGGCAGTACTGGCACAGGCTACGCCGCCAATCCTTTCGGTGGCGAGGCAACAGCTACTGATAACCTTTCTGCCCAAGTTCAATGGCGCTTAACTCCTGCCATTACGATAGGAGGTTGGTACGGCTACAGCTTTGCCAACAATCGACGTACCAGCGAAGAAGCACGAATCGTTAACTGGGCTGGTTTCTTGGGCTTCCCCGACTTAGGACGCAAAGGTAATCTATTGGGACTATTGTTTGGGATGCAACCTCGCGTAGTGGATAACGATTTTCGTGCTCGCTTCGCCACTGGTCCCAATCGTGGCTTACCCAACCCGAACGTGCGCCGTCGTCTGGATGAAGATCCACCCTTCCATCTTGAAGCGTTCTACCGCTACCGGGTGAATGACAACATTGCTATTACGCCCGGAGTATTCGTATTATTCAACCCTGAAGGGAATAGCGCGAATAATACTCAGTTTGTTGGTGTAGTTCGGACTACCTTTACATTCTAA
- a CDS encoding universal stress protein UspA-like protein (IMG reference gene:2510098332~PFAM: Universal stress protein family) has translation MFHKILAAIDVPPMSRLVFDCALSLAKSFDAQLGLLYVFTFEEFETLPAPKLETLDSYPGLLDAPAKCYVGHLETDHLNAFDNPELRLLHSYTHQATEQGISADLFQCIGNPGNVICDFAKAWQADLIVIGHRGHIGFTEFVLGSVSNYVIHHAPCSVHVVHHVVHPRFGKSSNTKIATHQ, from the coding sequence ATGTTTCATAAAATCTTAGCCGCAATAGACGTTCCGCCAATGAGTCGATTGGTTTTCGACTGTGCCTTATCTTTGGCAAAATCATTTGATGCTCAGTTAGGATTGCTCTATGTTTTTACCTTTGAAGAGTTTGAAACATTACCAGCTCCAAAACTGGAAACGTTAGATTCCTATCCAGGGCTGCTCGATGCTCCTGCCAAGTGTTATGTTGGGCATTTGGAAACAGATCATCTCAATGCATTTGATAATCCAGAACTCAGACTCCTACATTCCTATACTCACCAGGCAACTGAGCAAGGAATATCGGCTGATCTTTTCCAATGTATCGGCAATCCAGGCAATGTCATTTGTGATTTTGCCAAAGCCTGGCAAGCAGACCTGATTGTTATTGGACATCGAGGACACATCGGCTTTACAGAATTTGTTTTGGGTAGTGTGAGTAATTACGTCATTCATCATGCCCCCTGTTCTGTCCACGTTGTTCATCACGTTGTTCATCCTCGATTTGGCAAATCCTCAAATACTAAAATAGCGACCCATCAATAA
- a CDS encoding phytoene dehydrogenase-like oxidoreductase (IMG reference gene:2510098331~PFAM: FAD dependent oxidoreductase), whose amino-acid sequence MHRFDYVILGAGLGGLSTAACLARQGHRVIVLERHYLPGGCCHTFDYGEYRFCADVHYISQCGPGETIDQFLTYIERNIPFNSLDPDCIDRVITPDVDFSIPLGWETLRARLLAEFPDEAIAINRYCDEIRRLHQDIRSLTQEVRWYNTKWSDWLKLPKYWNLFAKRDWTLQDLYDHVGLSPKLQNLLAGQSGDYALPPNEIALLTHTSLVWDYSEGAYYPKHHFKQFVDTIVEAITTRGGIVQLSTPVEHIEVRNHQVQYIVANGEHYMAEQAYISDLDPKLTVQLMHAPTALSSREYHRLTSYTYSASAFNIYLGLDSRFEPERYGIGNWNIWYYPTGDLNREYQQQLQGDLSHPWIFLSCPTMKSQEPGMAPDGHHVLEIATVCPYEPFAQLHQTDLKAYKAKKREVYKAVMTSVRELIPDVDTYARMKLYGTPTTSEYYLGQPQGNIYGAKLIPRQVGLNRLGYTTELPNLFLVGASAGYPSVPGVIGNGMDVVELITGRSPWATTKSPQPLTPSIS is encoded by the coding sequence ATGCATCGCTTCGATTATGTGATTTTAGGGGCTGGACTGGGTGGACTTTCCACTGCTGCTTGCTTAGCTCGGCAGGGGCATAGGGTTATTGTTTTAGAAAGACACTACTTACCCGGTGGCTGTTGTCATACCTTTGATTACGGAGAGTACCGCTTCTGTGCAGATGTTCACTATATCTCTCAGTGCGGTCCTGGTGAAACGATTGACCAATTTCTCACCTATATTGAGCGAAACATCCCATTTAATTCACTAGATCCCGATTGTATTGATCGGGTCATTACCCCAGATGTTGATTTCAGCATTCCATTAGGGTGGGAAACTCTGCGTGCTCGCTTACTGGCAGAGTTTCCAGATGAAGCGATCGCGATTAATCGCTACTGTGACGAAATTCGTCGTCTGCATCAAGATATCCGCAGCCTGACTCAAGAAGTGCGTTGGTATAACACTAAATGGTCTGATTGGCTGAAATTACCCAAATACTGGAATCTTTTTGCCAAACGAGATTGGACACTGCAAGACTTGTATGACCATGTTGGATTATCCCCCAAACTGCAAAACCTGTTAGCTGGGCAAAGTGGAGACTATGCCTTGCCCCCCAATGAAATTGCTTTGCTAACGCATACGTCGCTAGTTTGGGATTATTCGGAAGGAGCCTACTATCCCAAACACCATTTCAAGCAATTTGTAGACACTATTGTGGAAGCCATTACTACCAGAGGAGGAATTGTCCAGCTTTCCACGCCCGTTGAGCATATCGAAGTGCGCAACCATCAGGTGCAATACATTGTTGCCAACGGCGAACACTATATGGCTGAACAGGCATACATCAGCGACCTCGATCCTAAATTGACAGTGCAACTCATGCATGCCCCTACTGCCTTGAGTTCACGGGAATACCACCGCTTAACGAGCTATACCTATTCTGCCAGTGCCTTTAACATCTATCTGGGATTGGATAGTCGCTTTGAGCCAGAACGCTACGGTATTGGTAACTGGAATATCTGGTACTATCCCACGGGCGATCTGAATCGGGAATATCAACAACAGTTGCAGGGTGATCTCAGCCATCCGTGGATTTTTCTCTCTTGCCCAACCATGAAATCTCAGGAACCGGGAATGGCTCCTGATGGGCATCATGTGTTAGAGATTGCAACAGTTTGCCCTTATGAACCGTTTGCCCAACTGCATCAAACCGATCTCAAAGCTTACAAAGCGAAAAAACGTGAGGTCTACAAAGCAGTGATGACCAGTGTTCGCGAATTGATTCCTGATGTGGATACCTATGCACGGATGAAACTCTATGGCACACCTACCACCAGTGAATATTATCTGGGACAACCCCAGGGCAATATTTACGGTGCGAAGTTAATTCCACGGCAAGTCGGTCTTAATCGGCTGGGATACACGACTGAATTACCTAATCTCTTCCTGGTGGGGGCAAGTGCCGGATATCCCAGCGTACCAGGTGTGATTGGAAATGGGATGGATGTCGTGGAGTTGATTACTGGGCGATCGCCCTGGGCAACCACAAAATCCCCGCAGCCCCTGACTCCATCAATTTCGTAA